The window CCACGCTCCGACGATCGCGATTCCCGGCGCCTGGGCCGTGACGGCGCGGACACGCCTCGTGCGCTCGGCTCGGCCGCGCGCCGACTCCGGTGGCGGCTGGTCGTAGCGGTCGCGACGGGTGCCGCGCAGACGCACGCCGTCGAGGGGAAGGGCAAGGAGAGCGGATGCCTCGGCGAGCGCCATCGCCGTCGCCGCAGCGTCGTCGAGGTCCGTCGTGGCGGGTGGGTCGCCCGGGCCGCCGAAGGTCACCCGGACGACGAGCCCCTGCGAGCCGACCTCGGCGCGGAGCCCTTCCCACCGGCCGGTCTGATGCAGCAGGGTCGACGCGCGCCGCGCACCCGGCACGGTGTGGACCACGGGCCCCGGCCGCCCGGCGGCGCCGTCCGGCGCGTCGAAGACGAGCGTCACACACTCCAGCGGCACCGTCGGGGCGATGTCGACCGCCGACGAGGCGACCGCCGGAAGAGCCTCGGCGAGCAGGCCGCGGGCGGCGGGCTCGTCCACCGCGATGACGACGGCGTCGGCGCCCGTCCCCTCCCCGCCTGCCTCGACCAGCCACGGCGCGCCCGCGCCGACGCCCGTGCGCCGGATGCCGGTGACCGTCGCCCCGGTGCGGACCTCGACGCCGAAGTCGGCGAGGCGGGCGGTGAGTCCGTCGATGATCCGCGACATCCCTCCCGAGAGTCCGGCGGGGCCGGCCCTGTCACGGTCGCCCTCACCCTCGCGCTCGGCCCGCAGCGCGGCGACGGCGCCGGCGAGCGATCCGGTGCGGGTCAGAGCGGCGTTGAGCCCGGGCGCAGCGACGTCGACCAGCACGTCGTCGGGATCGACCGCGTAGCCGCCGACGCTCAGGGGAGCGACCAGCCGATCGCGGACCCGGTCGCCCATGCGGGTGCGGACGAGACGACCGAGGCTCTGCTCCTGGCCGATCGTCAGCGGGGGGCGGAGGCGATCGAGGTAGGCGCGCCAGGCGCCCGACCACCCGATGTGACGGCGGACGTCGTCGGCCCATGCGTTGGCGGGGATGCCGAGCACGGTCTCGGCGGGAAGGGGCGCGACACCCGATGGTCCCGCGATCCATCGCCCCTCGTGATCGGGACGGATCACCTCGGCGCCGAGCCCGACCTCGTCGAGGACGGCCGCGACGGCGCCGCCCCGCGTGGCGAATCCGTCGGCGGCGAGATCGACCTCGACCCCACCGACCTCCTCCCGGCGGACGACACCGCCGAGTCGAGCGTCCCGCTCGAGGACGGTGACCTGCATCCCGACCTTCGCGCACTCCAGCGCCGCGACGAGCCCCGCCATCCCGCCGCCGACGACGATCACCGTCCGATCCGCGGGATCGACGGGGACGGGTGCGGCCTCAGCGCCGCCGGTCACGGCGCAGCCTCCCTTCGGCAGCGGGTTCGGCGGGTTGGGTGGGTGCAGCGGGTTCGGCGGGTTGGGCGGCGGCGGCGTCGGAGGCGGGTTCGGCGGCGTCGGCGGCGATGAGCCGGCCGTCGTGCAGCTCGGCGACACGGTCGGCGCGCGCGCGCAGGATCGGATCGTGGGTGGCCACCACCGCGGCGATGCCCCGGGTGTGGACGAGGTCGACGATGAGGTCCATCACCGCGGCCGCGGTGCGGGAGTCCAGCTGCGCGGTCGGCTCGTCGGCGATGAGCACCCGCGGCTCGGCGACGATCGCCCGAGCGATTCCGACCCGCTGCTGTTGACCGCCCGACAGCTCTGCGGGGCGCTGTGCGGCATGGTCGGCGAGGCCCACGAGCCGCAGTGCCTCGGCGACCCGCGCATCGCGCTCGGCCGGATCGGTGCGCGCGATCCGCAGCGGCAGCTCGACGTTCTCGGCAGCCGAGAGCACCGGGATGAGCCCGAAGGACTGGAAGACGAAGCCGAGATCGCGCCGCCGGATCTCGGCGAGCGCGTCCTCGTCGAGGGCGGTGACCTCGGTCTCACCCACCCAGACCCGCCCGGCGTCGGGGCGGTCGAGGGTGCCGAGGAGGTTCAGAAGGGTCGTCTTGCCTGCGCCCGACGGCCCGGTGACGACCACGAGCTCGCCAGGACGTGCGTCGAGATCGACCTCGACGCAGGCATGCACCTCGCCGGCGGCACTGCGGAACGTGCGCGTGAGACCCTCCCCGCGGAGGGCGGTCGCGCCCGCCCTGCTCACGACCGGTCCTCCGCGGAAGCGTCCGCCGCGGCATCCGCTGTCTCCCCCGGCCGCACCTGCACGTGATCGGGCTCGAGCGCCAGCCGCACCCGGTCGCGGAGGTCGAGCGCGGCGACGAACTCATCCGGGAGCTGCAGTCGCCCCACACGGTCGAGCACGGCGTACTCCTCGGCGATGTGCTCCTCGGCGCCGTGCTCGTCGACGCGAGTGGAGCGGAGCACCTCGGTGGAGGTGCGCCCGTCGCGGATCTGCACTGTGCGGGCGACGTGGTCTGACACCCCGGGGTCGTGCGTGACGATGAGGGTCGTGATGCCGCGCTCGCGATTGACCGTCCGCATGGCCTCGAGCACCTGG of the Microbacterium invictum genome contains:
- a CDS encoding ABC transporter ATP-binding protein; the protein is MSRAGATALRGEGLTRTFRSAAGEVHACVEVDLDARPGELVVVTGPSGAGKTTLLNLLGTLDRPDAGRVWVGETEVTALDEDALAEIRRRDLGFVFQSFGLIPVLSAAENVELPLRIARTDPAERDARVAEALRLVGLADHAAQRPAELSGGQQQRVGIARAIVAEPRVLIADEPTAQLDSRTAAAVMDLIVDLVHTRGIAAVVATHDPILRARADRVAELHDGRLIAADAAEPASDAAAAQPAEPAAPTQPAEPAAEGRLRRDRRR
- a CDS encoding protoporphyrinogen/coproporphyrinogen oxidase, coding for MTGGAEAAPVPVDPADRTVIVVGGGMAGLVAALECAKVGMQVTVLERDARLGGVVRREEVGGVEVDLAADGFATRGGAVAAVLDEVGLGAEVIRPDHEGRWIAGPSGVAPLPAETVLGIPANAWADDVRRHIGWSGAWRAYLDRLRPPLTIGQEQSLGRLVRTRMGDRVRDRLVAPLSVGGYAVDPDDVLVDVAAPGLNAALTRTGSLAGAVAALRAEREGEGDRDRAGPAGLSGGMSRIIDGLTARLADFGVEVRTGATVTGIRRTGVGAGAPWLVEAGGEGTGADAVVIAVDEPAARGLLAEALPAVASSAVDIAPTVPLECVTLVFDAPDGAAGRPGPVVHTVPGARRASTLLHQTGRWEGLRAEVGSQGLVVRVTFGGPGDPPATTDLDDAAATAMALAEASALLALPLDGVRLRGTRRDRYDQPPPESARGRAERTRRVRAVTAQAPGIAIVGAWLAGTGLAQVVEDAVAEADALRRGLLFGGVAG